GCCATTATCTTACTTTATTAAAGTTCTTCTAATGAAAACAACACGTTCAGCGAAATTGTTCATTGTTTTTATTGTTTTTCTGCTGGTCTGTGTTGTTTGTTTTTTGATTGAAGCGCTCTTAGAGTGATGTTCGCGCTCAATGCGACTGTTTGTACTGTCGAATCAAAAACCTGCCAAGCACAAAGGCGCTCCCTAGAATAAACCCTAACAAAGCGCCCAGGGAGGCGAACTTTCTGGTGGCTTTTGTCGTCTTGGTCGAGACAGTTTTTATTTCGTCGAGAGTGCTGAATGCTTTGAGCGTATTGTTTGCAGCCAATGCCGGTAGATTAAGGACTATGGCTTCGGAGTTTGCAGTCGCCATTGCTGATTCCAGCTGTGTTGTAGCCATGGCTGCCGTACCAGCAGCAATTGAAGCGATATAAAGGACGGGCTCATTTCCAATTGATTTGGGTGGGGCGTCTGTCAACGTAACGGATTTGGCAGTCATGATGCCCATTGCGGAATAAAAAATATCATTTTGGATTGTGCTGTACAACTTGGTTTCCAGCGGCAATGGACTTGCTGTGACTGGAGCGTCTTTTTCATTGACTTCTTTATATAAGCTGTAAAGGGATGGTTTAGTGATGTAAGTGCTGGCAATCCATTGTTCGGGTGACGATGCATAAAGTGCTAATGAAACGGCGGCGCCTATTAAGGTGGCTGCAATAACGGCTATCTTGCCTTTCCATAATGCCTGGATAAGTGGTATCGGATCTATTTCGTCATCATTAGGGCGGGCTTTTGAATTCGTTGGGCGGCTCACGAAAAATTCCTTTATTTGCGTTCACGAATTGTAGAGAAAAAAACACAATACGCCCACGCAATAGTGCGTCATCGCAGGAGGCTGAGAATGGTTCTTGTCTGCAGGGGCTGGCGCGCCTCTTTTTTTATAGTCGCGCCGATTCATGGTGCCTTTCGTAGGATCATTCCTGCGACACAATCGTTCACGTGCCTAGCACTTAATGTCCACCGCGCATCTTTCGCGCCGCCAGATAAACGCCCAGCCCAACCAGTGCCGTGGCGGCCCCGATATACCCGGTACTCGTCCACCCCAGTCCAGCTGTGATCGCCATCCCGCCAAACCACGGCCCCAGCGCGTTGGCCAAGTTGAATGCGGCATGGTTGGACGCCGCCGCCAGGCTCGGCGCTTCGTGGGCGATATCCATCAAGCGGATCTGCAGCGGCGCCGCCAATGACACCATGGTGCCGACCAGTCCGATCCCCAGCAGCACGCCCCACAACGAGCCTGCGGCAAACGGGAAGAACACCAACACCGCCATCGACCACACCAGGATCAAGCCCACCGCGCGAAACTGCAGGCGGTCGAACAGCTTGCCGCCAGCGATATTGCCGATGATCCCACCCACGCCAAATGCCGCGAGGCCGAAGGGGATCCATTGCGGCGAGACTTTGGTGACTTCGAGCATGGTCGGCGCCAGGTAGCTGAACACGCAGAACATTCCCGCAAAACCAATGGCGCCAATGGCCAGGGCCATCCACACCTGCGGTTTGGTGAAGGCGCGCAGTTCCTTGCGTGGGTCGCTACGGGGTTCGTCGCGTCGGTCGGGAACGAATTGCCAGACCAGTGCAATCGTGCACAGCGCGATGACGCTCACCAACGCGAACGCCGAGCGCCAGCCCAGATATTGTCCAAGGAAGGTCGCAATCGGGTTGCCCAGGAGCATCGCCAGGGTGAGTCCCATCATCACCCGTGCTACAGCGCCGGCGCGTTTGTCGTTCGGCACCATGCTCGAAGCCACCACTGCGGCAATACCGAAATAGGCACCGTGGGGCAGGCCGCTGATAAATCGAAACGCCACCAGTGAGCCGAAGGTCGGGGTGAAGGCCGTGGCCAGGTTACCCAGGGCATACAGCCCCATCAGCAACAGCAGCATATGTTTGCGCAGGAGTTTGGCGCCGAGGATCGCCAGCAGTGGGGCGCCGACCATCACGCCAAGGGCGTAGGCGCTGATCGCGTGGCCGACCTGGGGTTCGCTCAAGTTGAGGTTGTGGGCGATGTCGGGCATCAGGCCCATGATGGCGAACTCGCCAGTGCCGATCGCGAAGGCGCCCACGGCCATGGCAGCTTCCATTTTTGCGGCGCTGCGCGCGGGCAGCACATGCCCGGGTGTTTGCTGGATTGTCATGGGTAACTCTATTGGAATGGATTGCACGAAGGGGAGCCGTCGATGCTACGCAAGCGGCGCCGAGGGTGTCTAGAACAGCCTTTTTCGGCAGAGTTCCGCGCCTGTGACCCCAGGTCGCGCCTGCCAGGCTTGACATCGGAGCATTAAAAGCCGCGATTTAGAGCTGTCAATTGGCCAAACGGCGCATAAACGCTGTTTGCCGTGATATTCTGCGCGCCGTCTTGGTCTAGTCTTTCCTGGGTGCGTACATCCGCATACGTCCCAGCGATTGGCTGTCGCCCAGGTAGCTGAAGCCAATAATGATAAGAAGTCAGCGCAGAAGGGACATAAACAGTGAGGTCGATACGTCGGCCTTGTGTGCCCACCCTGCGGTTCTCTCGTGAATGTGCAAACCCCGCGGTGCTGCCTTGCGCAGCTGCGATGGAGGGTTGCCCATGATCAGGGGCGGTAGGGCGGATGGCGTTTTATCATAGGTGCTACTGATGTTTAAAAAAGTAAACACTGCCCTGCTGGGGCTGGCTTTGTCGCTGGGGATCAGCTCCGCTCACGCGGAAGAGGCAAAGAAAGTCGATGTGCTGCTGATTGGCGGCGGCATCATGAGTGCAACCCTGGGCGTATGGCTCAATGAGCTGGAGCCGGGTTGGTCGATGGAAATGGTCGAGCGCCTCGACGGCGTGGCCGAAGAAAGCTCCAACGGCTGGAACAACGCCGGTACCGGTCACTCGGCCCTGGCTGAGCTGAACTACACCCCGGAAGACAAGAACGGCAACGTTGAGATCCCGAAAGCGGTCGAGATCAACGAAGCGTTCCAGATCTCCCGTCAGTTCTGGGCCTGGCAGGTCCAGCAGGGCGTACTGAAGAACCCGCGTTCGTTCATCAACACCACACCGCACATGAGCTTTGTGTGGGGCGATGACAACATCAAGTTCCTGAAAAAGCGCTACGAAGCCCTGAAAGCGAGCCCGCTGTTCGCTGGCATGCAGTACTCCGAAGACCCGGCGCAGATCGCCAAGTGGGTTCCGCTGATGATGGAAGGGCGTGACCCGAACCAGAAAATCGCGGCTACCTGGAGCCCGCTGGGTACCGACATGAACTTCGGCGAGATCACCCGCCAGTTCGTCGCTCACTTGCAGACCACGCCTAAGTTCGACCTGAAGCTGTCGAGCGAAGTGCAGGACATCACCAAGAACGCCGACGGTTCGTGGCGTGTGAGCTACAAAAACCTGAAAGACGGCACCAAGACCGAAACCGACGCCAAGTTCGTATTCATCGGCGCGGGCGGCGGTGCACTGCACTTGCTGCAAAAGTCGGGCATTCCTGAAGCCAAGGAATACGCAGGCTTCCCGGTAGGCGGCTCGTTCCTGGTGACCGATAACCCAACCGTGGCCGAGCAGCACCTGGCCAAGGCCTACGGCAAAGCGTCGGTGGGTGCACCGCCGATGTCGGTTCCGCACCTGGACACCCGCGTGCTGGATGGCAAGCGCGTGATCCTGTTTGGCCCATTCGCGACCTTCTCGACCAAGTTCCTGAAAGAAGGCTCGTACCTGGACCTGCTGACCAGCACCACCACTCACAACATCTGGCCAATGACCAAAGTCGGTATTCGTGAATACCCACTGGTCGAGTACCTCGCCGGCCAACTGATGCTGTCGGATGACGACCGCTTCAAGGCGCTGCAGGAATACTTCCCGAACGCCAAGCAATCCGACTGGCGCCTGTGGCAAGCCGGTCAGCGCGTGCAGATCATCAAGCGTGACGAAGAGCAGGGCGGCGTCCTGAAACTCGGCACGGAAGTGGTCAGCTCCGCCGACAACACCATCGCAGGCCTGCTGGGTGCATCGCCAGGCGCGTCCACCGCGGCTCCGATCATGCTGACCGTGCTGCAGAAAGTCTTCAAGGACAAGGTCGCGACCCCTGAGTGGCAGACCAAGCTGCACCAGATCGTACCGAGCTACGGCACCAAGCTGAACGACAGCCCTGAAGCGGTTGCCAAGGAATGGGCGTACACCGCCGAAATCCTGCAACTGCCGACGCCTCCTGCGATTCCTCAAGGTGCTGCTCCGAAGGCCACCGAGGCTGCCAAGCCAGCAGCTGAGCCAAGCAAGCCGGCCTCTGACCTGGCGCTGTAAGCCAAGTATCGAGCCGATGTAAAAAGCCCGCTGAACCGGTAACGGTCAGCGGGCTTTTTTGTCCCTGGCGTTCAGACCTGGAAGTGCCTGAGCTGCTCATGCAGATGCAACGCCAGTGCATTGCTGCTATCGCACAACAAGTACAGATGTTGCGCTGGCAACGGAGGCAGGTCTGTCATCTGCCTGAGCCCTTCACCCATGCGGCTTTCCTCCATCAGGCCCTACCGCCACGCCACTGCGCACGCAGGCCTCGACGGCGGATGAATTGGGGCTTTCCAGCAGCATCCGGTGATAAATCCCGTGATCCTTCAGTACCTGCAAGGCGGCGGCGCGATAGGGGCAGCCGGCGATGGGGACGGTGATGGGCAGCGGTGCATTCGACGGACAGCTAAAGTGCTCGGCCGCGACCCACAGCGGCTGTACCGGGCCCAGACGTTCTCCCTGGGCCAGCGGGTGTGCGCTTACGGTGATGGTCAGGTCCAGGTGATTGGCCGTGAACAGGTTGAGCAACTCGCCGCTGGTGCGGGCTTCGACCTCCAGCTCCAGCAGCGGGTTGTCAGCGATCAACCGGGGTAAAAACTCCCGAATGAAGGCCGGTGCATAGGTGTCCGGTACACCCAGGCGGATCTTGCCCTGCATGCGCTGGGGCATCAGCGAGATCAGCAGGCGATCATGGCTCTTGAGGAATTCGGTGGTTTCGCCCAGTAGTTTCTTACCGTAGAGCGTCAACTCCACGCCTTGGTTGCTGCGGCTGAACAAGCGTTGGCCCACCTGATCTTCGAGCTTTTGTATCTGTGTGGTCACGGTTGACGCACTGCGGTGAACCTGCTCGGCCGCTTCGTTGAAACGTCCAAAGCGCGCCACGGCGTGAAAGGTACGCAGCAGGTCGATATTCAGTTGTTTAGCCATGATTCCACTTTTATGGATTGATGGTGCAGGTTATTCAAATATACAGAATCATGCGTGGCCATTAGCCTTTCAGTCAACGTGCACTGACCGGAGGCTTCATGACGCGATCAACCTTAAAGCGGCTGCTGTTGCAGGCGGCATTTGTGCTGTCGTGGAGCTCTGGCTATATCGGCGCCAAATTGGGCACGCAGGGCGGCGGGGCGTTCAACCTGCTGTTCTGGCGATTCCTGTTGGTCTCGGTGTGCCTGGGGCTGTTCTTGAACGTCAGGTTGTTGAAGGTTTCATGGGCGCAGGTTCGCCATTACGCCGTCATTGGGTTTCTCTCGCAGTTCCTGTACCTGAGTTGCCTCTACGTTGCGATCCAGAACGGCTTGCCTCCTGGCATTGCCGCCATCATCGCGGCCCTGCAGCCGTTGATGACGGCGGCGTTGTCGATGGGTAGCGCAACCGAGCGCAGTGGCGGCTGGCAGTGGGTTGGCCTGATGATCAGCTTCGTTGGCGTTTCCATCGCGATTGCCGGGCAGTACGGCAGTGGCGGGGAAGGCGTTGGTCTTGTCATTTACTTGCTGCCCTTGGCTGCGGCGCTGGGGCTGACGCTGGCGACCCTGTATGAGCGCCGCACGGTGCAAAGCCAGGACGCAGGCTTGGTCCTGCCGCTGTTCATCCAGTCTTTGCTGACCTTGATCGGCTTTACCGTCGCCGTGCTCTATACCGACACGCTGAGCATTCCCCGCGACCCAGACGTATTGATCTCAATTGTCTGGCTCACTGTGTTCTCAACCTTCGTTGCCTATTTGAGCCTCTGGATGCTCCTGCGCGTCATGACCGCGACCCACGTCGCTGCGCTGGTCTACCTGGAGCCGCCAGTAACGCTGGTGTGGGCAGCGCTGATGTTCGGCGATGTGATCCATGCCTCGACCTGCGCCGGCATTGCCGTGGTTGTCGCCGGGCTGCTGTTGGTGCGCCTGAAACGACCGACCGTCGCGTGCGCCTCTTGAGGCTTGCGGGTTCAGCAAGCTGACAGACATCACCTGTTAAAAATACCCACAGCCAAGCAGGAGCGCGGCTGTCACAACGGGGGATTTTTCGCGGTGCAAGTGTTGGGCGTCAGCGTCCGAGGGGTTTGTATGTGGCTACGTTATGCGGCATTGACGGCCATGGTCGTCGCAGCATCCGGGTGTGTGCAAGAGCGCGTCGTGCATGAGCGCAGGCCGGTACAACGCGAATATGTGGAAGTCATCGCGCCGCAACCGCCGCCGGTGCAGGTGATCGAAGTCGAGCCGCCGGTGCGCTATGGCTACATTTGGTCACGCGGCTATTGGCGTTGGGAAGGCGGGCGCTATGTCGCAGTACACGGCCACTGGGAGCCGGTGCGCGAAGGTTATCGCTACGTGCATCCACATTGGGTCCAGCGCAACGACGGCTACCATTGGCAAGGCGGTGGCTGGGTTCGTTGAGCCTTGGTCAGATCGGCTTCGTCGTGCCCAGAAGCCGAACTTCACGCAATAGCGCGGCGCCGAGTTGATCGGTGCCCAGTTCCTTGTAGCCGACGGCTTTGATTTCGCCGTTCTCTTCTGCCTGGATGAGGATCACCGGGGTTTCTTTGCCGGTGGCTTCGTCGACGTGCAGGGCGTACTGCGGAATATCCAGCTTGATCGGCGTGCCTGCGGCCTGGCCTTTCACGTTGATCAGGAAGGCTGCACAGCCCGCGTCGACGTCCAGGCTGGTGGCGGAGCGACCACTGACGAAGCAGGTCTTTGGCAGGTCGGGCCAGGTGATCGATTCGGCGATCACCGTGCCGGACGCCATCGTCAAGGTAGCGAGAAGAAGCGTGCGCACGTAGGTCTTTCTCTCGATGGGGGTTGAACGCGACTTTTACCAAAGCCTGGTGGGCGTCGCAACGGCAAAGGCTCAGATCAGTCGTTTCATCCCCGCGGCCTTCGCAGCGTTCAAATCAAAGGTGGCGGTATATTCGCAGCCTGCAGCATGAGCACAGCGTTCTATCAGGCAGTCCGCGAAATCGGCTGTGCTGGCGGTGAATCGTCGCAGTGCCTGCCAGATGATCTCGGCGTGTTCGATGGTCAGTTCTCGGGTGCGTAGCAGCGTTTCGAGCACGGTCACGACATCACCCTTGGCAGACTGATAACAACTTTGTAGAACCCATACCAATTCCACCACGGACACCAGGCTGACAAAGCCCGGTGCAAAGGCGGTGAGCGACTCAATCAACTCAGATGCCTTGGGCGATTGCACGGGATCGTCCTGGGTGACATAGCGCACCAGCACATTGGTATCCAGCCCGATCATCTCGCTTTCGCCCCTTGTGCCGCGATGGCACGGTTCATTTCATCCAGCGAGACGGCCTTGGCGGGCTTTTGGATCAGGCCTTTGAGATCATGTACGGTTTTGCTGGCGGCAATCATGGAAAATTTGCCGTCTTCCATTTCGACAAATTCAACGCGATCGCCTGTCTCCAGGCCCAGGGCAGTTCTGACCTGGACGGGAATGGTGATTTGCCCTTTTGAAGTAAGCGTGGCGGTGGCCATAGTGAAGATCTCCATCGTGATGCTCCTTACCTTAGGGTAAGGAATTATGGAGGACAAGATCCGTTGGTCCATAGGTTGCTCTTCTGGTGTGAGTTGATCGGAACAGGTAAAAAGATAGCCCGAGTTATGCCTCGGGCACGTCCGAAAACACCCGCAAAGAGATACAACATATGACCGATCGCCAGCTCATTATCCCTGCTGCCATGCGCCCCATTGTCGAACGTGCTGGTTACGTGCCCGCCGTCAAGGTCGGCAAGACGTTGTACTGCGCAGGACAGGTCGGACGCACGGAGGCATTGGCTGTGATTGACGATCCAGAGGCGCAATTCGTCGCAGCCTGGGAGAACTTGAGGCAGGTCCTGGAGGAGGGTGACTGTACGTTCGACGACGTGGTGGACATGACCACCTACCACGTCAACATGAGCCAGCACATGGCGGTTTTCCGTGACGTGAAAAACCGCCTGTTCCCACGCGGGCATTGCGCCTGGACCACCATCGGAGTGTCCGAACTGGCACACCCCGGCCTGCTGGTGGAAATCAAATGCGTGGCAGTGCAGCGCTAGCTTACTGAACCACGCGATAGCACGGCACATACGCTGCGCCGCCCGGCAGCTTCATGCGGTGCTGGGCGACAAACGCCTGTAGCAGCTCGTCCAGCGGTTTCATGATGGCCGGGTCACCGTGGATCTCGTAGGGGCCGTTCTGCTCGATCAGGCGGATGCCCTTGTCCTTCACGTTACCCGCTACGATCCCCGAGAACGCACGGCGCAGGTTGGCGGCGAGTTCGTGGGGTGGCAGCGCGTGGCTCAGTTGCAGGCTGGCCATGTTCTCGTGGGTCGGGTCGAACGGGCGCTGGAAGCCTTCGTCGATCTTCAGCAGCCAGTTGAAGTGGAACGCGTCGTTGCGCTCGCGACGGAACTGCTTCACGGCCTTGAGGCCGGCGGTCATCTGGCGCGCCACTTCGGCGGGGTCGTCGATGATGATCTGGTAGTGCGCCTGGGCCGCTTCGCCCAAGGTGGCGCCGACGAACGCGTGCAACTGCTGCAGGTACGGCGCTGCGTGTTTCGGCCCAGTGAGGATGACCGGGAACGGCAGGTCGCGGTTGTCCGGATGCATCAGGATGCCCAGCAGGTACAGGAACTCTTCGGCTGTGCCGGCACCGCCTGGGAAGATGATGATGCCGTGGCCCACACGTACGAAGGCTTCCAGGCGTTTTTCGATGTCTGGCAGGATCACCAGCTCATTGACGATCGGGTTCGGCGCTTCGGCAGCGATGATGCCAGGCTCGGTCAGGCCCAGGTAGCGCCCGCCGGTAATGCGTTGCTTGGCGTGGGAAATGGTCGCGCCTTTCATAGGGCCTTTCATTACGCCGGGGCCGCAGCCCGTGCACACGTCGAGGCTGCGCAGGCCCAGTTCATGGCCGACCTTCTTGGTGTATTTGTATTCTTCGGTGTTGATCGAGTGCCCACCCCAGCACACCACGATCTTCGGCTCGACACCGGGGCGCAGCGTACGGGCGTTGCGCAGCAGGTGGAACACATAGTCGGTGATGCCCTGGGAATTGCTCAGGTCGATGCGCTGGCTGTCCAGCTCGTTCTCGGTGTAGACGATGTCGCGCAGTGCACTGAACAGCATTTCACGGGTGCTGGCGATCATTTCACCGTCGACGAAGGCATCGGCCGGGGCATTCAGCAGTTCCAGGCGCACGCCACGGTCTTGCTGGTGGATGCGCACTTCGAAGTCTTTGTAGGCGTCAAGGATGGTCTTGGCGTTGTCGATGTGTGCGCCGGTGTTGAGGATCGCCAGGGCGCACTGGCGGAACAGGGTGTAGATGCTGCCGGTGCCGGCTTCGCTCAGTTGCTGGACTTCACGTTGGGACAGGGTTTCGAGGCTGCCCTTGGGGCTGACGGAGGCATTGATGACTTGACGTTGGGGCATTCTGATTCCTTGAAAGCGCAGCCACCGCACCCACAGGGGGCTGCGATGGCTTGAGAATGATGGGCGCCGAATTCGGTCGCACGAGACGGATATTTACCTCAGGCGCAAGGCCGAGCGCAAACCCCGTCCAGCACCATCATGCCGCAGAACTCACTGAATCAGCTTCCAGTTTTTGTAGAAAACCCGACGCAGGGTAAAGGCCATCCCGGCAAACCCAGCGATCACAGCGTTAAGAACCATCGGCACCGGTGTCGGCCGCACGATGTCGATAAACAGGCAGTAACGCTTGGCATCATTTTTGTTGAAAGACGCGTGCATCAGGGTGTCATCGAAGATAAACAGCGGGTCGTCGTGCCAGTAATGCTTGTGCTTGCCGACCTGGATGTAGACGCCTTCGTGATGAGGTGCTGGCGCCATGTTGTAGAGCACGCGGAACATCATGCGCAGGGGGCCGAAGTGGAAGGAGGTGGAGCGGTTTTCATTGAATACCGACACGCCGATGGTCTTCACGAACGGTAGTTTTTTGCGCAGTTCCGGGATGTCGAGGGTGGTCTCGATGGGTTGGCCATACCACTGGAAAAACAACATGCCACGCTTCTTCTCGGCCATGCGTTCTTCGAGATAGCCAATGATTTGGTCCTTGTGCGCCATGGCATCGTCGATGACCTGTTGCAGGTCTTCACGCCAGGCCGGTGGCAGGTCGGCCATTGTGTAGACGTGGCGGTTAGGCGAGCTGAACAGGTCGAACAGGGTGTTGAACGGCGCCAGCAGCCAAGTGTTGCGGCCACTGCCGATAAAATATTTCTTGAAAGTGTCACGGTCATACAGGCCGTTGCGCAGGAAATCATAGATCCCGCAGACCACGACCAGGCTGAGAAACACCGTAGTCGTCAGGGGGATCAGGCAAATAATCAACAGGACGCCGAGTACCCAGGCGACCGACACGGCTTTTTTGCGTAAGGCAGACTTGCTCATGAAACTCAGCTCCAGCTGGACGCCATTCGACAGGTCCGGATCCGTGGCTGCGAGTGGGAAGGGGTGAAACATGTTGAAACAACTACGACATGATAAGGCGTTCGGCGCTGGAGAGGCGTTTTAAATATTGCAAAATTGTGAAGGCGCTACACAGTTTTTAACCGGATCAGCGCTGAGTGGATTGGATTTTGTAAACAGAAGATTTGCGACTATCGTGACGCTTCGGTTTTTTGGACGTCATAGACCGGTACGATTGAAGTTGAATGGCCACCACTGGCCTTCGGCACCTTGGAAGAGGCAGAAATTTTATGATCATCAAACCGCGGGTTCGTGGCTTTATCTGTGTGACCGCTCACCCTGTTGGCTGTGAAGCGAACGTCAAAGAGCAGATCGACTACGTGACTCAACACGGCGTCATCGAAGGCGGCCCGAAAAAGGTGCTAGTCCTCGGCGCTTCCACCGGCTACGGCCTGGCCGCGCGCATCAGTGCTGCCTTTGGCTGCGGCGCCGACACCCTGGGCGTGTTTTTTGAGAAAGAAGGCGAAGAAGGCAAGCTGAGCTCCGCCGGCTGGTACAACAGCGCTGCGTTCGAGAAGTTTGCCGTCGAGAAAGGCCTGTACGCCAAGAGCATCAACGGCGACGCGTTCTCCGACGAGATCAAGCGCCTGACCATCGAAACCATCAAGAAAGACCTGGGCAAGATCGATCTGGTGGTCTACAGCCTGGCCGCGCCACGCCGTACCGACCCGCAAGGCGTGGTGCACAACTCCACCCTCAAGCCGATCGGCAAGGCTGTGACCCTGCGCGGTATCAATACCGACAAGGGCGTTGTGGTCGACACCACGCTTGAGCCTGCAACCCAGGAAGAAATCGACGGCACCGTCAAAGTGATGGGCGGCGAAGACTGGCAGCTGTGGATCGACGCCCTGCGTGACGCCGACGTTTTGGCCGAAGGCGCGAAAACCACCGCCTTCACCTATCTTGGCGAGAAGCTGACCCAGGACATCTACTGGAACGGCTCCATCGGCGAAGCCAAGAAAGACTTGGACAAGAAAGTCCTGACCCTGCGCGACAACCTCGCGGCACTCAAGGGCGACGCCCGTGTGTCGGTGCTCAAGGCCGTGGTCACCCAGGCCAGCTCGGCCATTCCAATCATGCCGCTGTACCTGTCGCTGCTGTTCAAAGTGATGAAAGAGCAGGGCACCCACGAAGGTTGCATCGAACAGGTCTACGGCCTGTTCAAGGACAGCCTGTACGGCAGCCAGCCGAAACTCGACGCCGATGGCCGCTTGCGTGCTGACCTGGCCGAGCTGGAGCCGAAGGTCCAGGACGCCGTGGCGGCACTGTGGAATCAGGTCACCGACGACAACGTCAACGAGATCAGCGATTTTGCCGGCTACAAGGCTGAATTCCTGCGTTTGTTCGGCTTTGAAATCGACGGTGTGGACTACGAGGCTGACGTGAATCCGACCGTGAAGATCAACGGTCTCATCTCGGCTTAAGTGATGGAATAGACAGCAGTCTCGATTATGAGGCTGCTGTTTTGTTCTTCCCCAACGCGCGTTCAGCCTTGGTTGAACACTCGAAGGGCCTTGCTAAAACCAGTGCGCTTGATACTCACCACCTCTTTCTCCCACAGCGGATTCAGGGGCACGTGATAGCCGCTGTCTTTGGCTGTCTTGACCAATTCCGCCATTTCTTTGCTGTCGTGGATCATGCAGATTTCATCGAACCGCCCCAGCTTGGTCGGTAGGAAGAACGTTGCCGGGTAGTTGGCGGCGACATCTGTTGCCGGGCTGCCGGAGTCCGCGTTGTGGTGGACCACCTTCTCGCCATTGCCGACCAACCGATGATTAATCAAATCAATCATTTGCTTTATTCGCGGTGAGGCGTTGCCCAGATGTTTGTCTTCCTTTTCATAGAAGTGAAGGGGGCTTTCATAGTCTGCACTCAACGCCATCGGTACTTGGTAAGCCTTGGGGTCTGAATGATGCTGTCTGTAGCTATCAACCCTTTGCGTCAAAACGCTGTGCGCGACATCGGGCACCGGCAGCTTGTCTTCAGCGCCGTAGTCGCTGAGGTGGGGCGCCACCATGTGCAGGTCATAGTCGGCCG
The genomic region above belongs to Pseudomonas azotoformans and contains:
- a CDS encoding Wzz/FepE/Etk N-terminal domain-containing protein, yielding MSRPTNSKARPNDDEIDPIPLIQALWKGKIAVIAATLIGAAVSLALYASSPEQWIASTYITKPSLYSLYKEVNEKDAPVTASPLPLETKLYSTIQNDIFYSAMGIMTAKSVTLTDAPPKSIGNEPVLYIASIAAGTAAMATTQLESAMATANSEAIVLNLPALAANNTLKAFSTLDEIKTVSTKTTKATRKFASLGALLGFILGSAFVLGRFLIRQYKQSH
- a CDS encoding MFS transporter; its protein translation is MTIQQTPGHVLPARSAAKMEAAMAVGAFAIGTGEFAIMGLMPDIAHNLNLSEPQVGHAISAYALGVMVGAPLLAILGAKLLRKHMLLLLMGLYALGNLATAFTPTFGSLVAFRFISGLPHGAYFGIAAVVASSMVPNDKRAGAVARVMMGLTLAMLLGNPIATFLGQYLGWRSAFALVSVIALCTIALVWQFVPDRRDEPRSDPRKELRAFTKPQVWMALAIGAIGFAGMFCVFSYLAPTMLEVTKVSPQWIPFGLAAFGVGGIIGNIAGGKLFDRLQFRAVGLILVWSMAVLVFFPFAAGSLWGVLLGIGLVGTMVSLAAPLQIRLMDIAHEAPSLAAASNHAAFNLANALGPWFGGMAITAGLGWTSTGYIGAATALVGLGVYLAARKMRGGH
- the mqo gene encoding malate dehydrogenase (quinone), with translation MFKKVNTALLGLALSLGISSAHAEEAKKVDVLLIGGGIMSATLGVWLNELEPGWSMEMVERLDGVAEESSNGWNNAGTGHSALAELNYTPEDKNGNVEIPKAVEINEAFQISRQFWAWQVQQGVLKNPRSFINTTPHMSFVWGDDNIKFLKKRYEALKASPLFAGMQYSEDPAQIAKWVPLMMEGRDPNQKIAATWSPLGTDMNFGEITRQFVAHLQTTPKFDLKLSSEVQDITKNADGSWRVSYKNLKDGTKTETDAKFVFIGAGGGALHLLQKSGIPEAKEYAGFPVGGSFLVTDNPTVAEQHLAKAYGKASVGAPPMSVPHLDTRVLDGKRVILFGPFATFSTKFLKEGSYLDLLTSTTTHNIWPMTKVGIREYPLVEYLAGQLMLSDDDRFKALQEYFPNAKQSDWRLWQAGQRVQIIKRDEEQGGVLKLGTEVVSSADNTIAGLLGASPGASTAAPIMLTVLQKVFKDKVATPEWQTKLHQIVPSYGTKLNDSPEAVAKEWAYTAEILQLPTPPAIPQGAAPKATEAAKPAAEPSKPASDLAL
- a CDS encoding DMT family transporter; translated protein: MTRSTLKRLLLQAAFVLSWSSGYIGAKLGTQGGGAFNLLFWRFLLVSVCLGLFLNVRLLKVSWAQVRHYAVIGFLSQFLYLSCLYVAIQNGLPPGIAAIIAALQPLMTAALSMGSATERSGGWQWVGLMISFVGVSIAIAGQYGSGGEGVGLVIYLLPLAAALGLTLATLYERRTVQSQDAGLVLPLFIQSLLTLIGFTVAVLYTDTLSIPRDPDVLISIVWLTVFSTFVAYLSLWMLLRVMTATHVAALVYLEPPVTLVWAALMFGDVIHASTCAGIAVVVAGLLLVRLKRPTVACAS
- a CDS encoding YXWGXW repeat-containing protein, coding for MWLRYAALTAMVVAASGCVQERVVHERRPVQREYVEVIAPQPPPVQVIEVEPPVRYGYIWSRGYWRWEGGRYVAVHGHWEPVREGYRYVHPHWVQRNDGYHWQGGGWVR
- a CDS encoding PIN domain-containing protein, with product MIGLDTNVLVRYVTQDDPVQSPKASELIESLTAFAPGFVSLVSVVELVWVLQSCYQSAKGDVVTVLETLLRTRELTIEHAEIIWQALRRFTASTADFADCLIERCAHAAGCEYTATFDLNAAKAAGMKRLI
- a CDS encoding AbrB/MazE/SpoVT family DNA-binding domain-containing protein gives rise to the protein MEIFTMATATLTSKGQITIPVQVRTALGLETGDRVEFVEMEDGKFSMIAASKTVHDLKGLIQKPAKAVSLDEMNRAIAAQGAKAR
- a CDS encoding RidA family protein — its product is MTDRQLIIPAAMRPIVERAGYVPAVKVGKTLYCAGQVGRTEALAVIDDPEAQFVAAWENLRQVLEEGDCTFDDVVDMTTYHVNMSQHMAVFRDVKNRLFPRGHCAWTTIGVSELAHPGLLVEIKCVAVQR
- the ppnN gene encoding nucleotide 5'-monophosphate nucleosidase PpnN, translating into MPQRQVINASVSPKGSLETLSQREVQQLSEAGTGSIYTLFRQCALAILNTGAHIDNAKTILDAYKDFEVRIHQQDRGVRLELLNAPADAFVDGEMIASTREMLFSALRDIVYTENELDSQRIDLSNSQGITDYVFHLLRNARTLRPGVEPKIVVCWGGHSINTEEYKYTKKVGHELGLRSLDVCTGCGPGVMKGPMKGATISHAKQRITGGRYLGLTEPGIIAAEAPNPIVNELVILPDIEKRLEAFVRVGHGIIIFPGGAGTAEEFLYLLGILMHPDNRDLPFPVILTGPKHAAPYLQQLHAFVGATLGEAAQAHYQIIIDDPAEVARQMTAGLKAVKQFRRERNDAFHFNWLLKIDEGFQRPFDPTHENMASLQLSHALPPHELAANLRRAFSGIVAGNVKDKGIRLIEQNGPYEIHGDPAIMKPLDELLQAFVAQHRMKLPGGAAYVPCYRVVQ
- a CDS encoding aspartyl/asparaginyl beta-hydroxylase domain-containing protein, producing MSKSALRKKAVSVAWVLGVLLIICLIPLTTTVFLSLVVVCGIYDFLRNGLYDRDTFKKYFIGSGRNTWLLAPFNTLFDLFSSPNRHVYTMADLPPAWREDLQQVIDDAMAHKDQIIGYLEERMAEKKRGMLFFQWYGQPIETTLDIPELRKKLPFVKTIGVSVFNENRSTSFHFGPLRMMFRVLYNMAPAPHHEGVYIQVGKHKHYWHDDPLFIFDDTLMHASFNKNDAKRYCLFIDIVRPTPVPMVLNAVIAGFAGMAFTLRRVFYKNWKLIQ